Proteins encoded together in one Nostoc sp. PCC 7524 window:
- a CDS encoding sucrose synthase, with protein MRELHHTILADNEEKTALRQLIFTLKASGQCYFLRNEILQAFSKYCHQIQKPTYFYYSSAIGKLLHRTHEIILEEESTWFVVRPKIASQEVWRLTSEFTQFELMSTQAFLDVSDRLVNAYKPNILEIDLSPFYKASPSISDPRNIGQGLAFLNHYLCHQLENNPQCWFEGLYLALQELQYDGMRLLLNDRISSGIQLAKQVHQAIKFLHQRHPDEPYAKFRFDLQELGLEPGWGNTAHRILETLELLEHLIDSPQPAILEAFMSRVPAIFRVVLVSIHGWVAQERVMGRDETLGQVVYVLEQARSLENKLREDIKLAGLDLLNIQPHVIILTRLIPKCEGTLCNLRLEKVNGTENAWILRVPFRQFNPEITDNWISKFDIWPYLESFALDAETELLAQFQGKPNLIIGNYSDGNLVAFLLSRLLQVTQCNIAHSLEKPKYLFSNLHWQDLEEQYHFSAQFTADLISMNAADFIITSSYQEIVGTPDSMGQYESYKCFTMPNLYHVVDGIDLFSPKFNLVPPGVNESIFFSYRQAKDRDSNLSKQVYELIFHHEDAEILGYLENPSKRPIFAVAPITSIKNLAGLAECFAKSPALQEHCNLILLTSKLHTSETTNPEEAGEIQKLHDLINQYGLHNKIRWLGLRLQNREVGEAYRVIADCRGIYVHFARFEALGRSILEAMISGLPTFATKFGGALEIIENNTDGFYVNPTDLEGTAHKIVTFLEKCDAYPEYWEEVSEWMSQRIHHKYNWHSHTSKLLSLAKIFSFWNFVVPENNEARDRYMEALFHLLYKPRSEKILEKHMER; from the coding sequence ATGCGGGAACTACATCACACCATTTTGGCTGACAACGAGGAAAAAACTGCTTTGCGTCAGCTGATATTTACATTAAAAGCTTCAGGTCAGTGTTACTTTCTGAGGAACGAGATTTTACAAGCTTTTTCTAAATACTGTCACCAAATCCAAAAACCTACATATTTTTATTACTCTTCAGCTATCGGTAAATTACTTCATCGCACCCACGAAATAATTCTGGAGGAGGAAAGTACATGGTTTGTAGTGCGTCCCAAAATCGCTAGCCAAGAGGTTTGGCGACTGACATCAGAGTTTACCCAGTTTGAGTTGATGTCAACCCAAGCGTTTTTGGATGTGAGCGATCGCTTAGTCAACGCCTATAAACCTAACATCTTAGAAATTGATTTAAGCCCATTTTACAAAGCTTCCCCCAGTATCAGTGACCCGCGCAACATCGGTCAAGGTTTAGCTTTCCTCAACCATTATCTATGCCATCAATTGGAGAATAATCCCCAATGTTGGTTTGAGGGATTGTATTTAGCCTTACAAGAATTGCAATACGATGGGATGCGGCTGTTACTCAATGATCGTATTTCCTCCGGAATTCAGCTAGCGAAACAAGTTCACCAAGCAATCAAATTTCTCCATCAGCGCCACCCTGATGAACCTTACGCAAAATTCCGCTTTGACTTACAAGAATTGGGTTTGGAACCGGGTTGGGGTAATACCGCCCACCGCATCCTCGAAACTCTAGAACTCCTAGAACATCTGATTGATAGCCCCCAACCTGCCATCCTCGAAGCGTTCATGTCTCGTGTACCTGCGATCTTTCGCGTCGTCCTGGTTTCTATCCACGGTTGGGTGGCGCAAGAGAGAGTCATGGGACGTGACGAAACCCTAGGCCAAGTAGTCTATGTCCTGGAACAAGCACGCAGCTTAGAAAACAAATTGCGGGAAGATATTAAACTGGCTGGTCTTGACTTGTTAAATATTCAACCCCATGTCATTATTCTTACCCGCCTCATCCCTAAATGTGAAGGTACACTATGTAACCTACGTCTGGAAAAGGTAAATGGTACAGAAAACGCCTGGATTTTGCGTGTTCCTTTTCGCCAATTTAATCCAGAAATCACCGACAATTGGATATCTAAATTTGATATTTGGCCTTATTTAGAATCATTTGCTCTAGATGCAGAGACAGAATTACTAGCACAATTCCAAGGCAAACCAAATTTAATTATAGGTAACTACAGCGATGGTAACTTAGTCGCCTTTCTGCTTTCTCGTCTTCTCCAAGTTACCCAGTGTAATATTGCTCACTCTTTAGAAAAACCGAAATATCTATTTAGTAATTTACATTGGCAAGACCTAGAGGAACAGTATCACTTTTCGGCACAATTTACCGCCGACTTGATTAGCATGAATGCGGCTGATTTTATCATCACCTCGTCATATCAAGAAATTGTCGGTACACCTGACTCGATGGGACAATACGAATCATACAAATGCTTTACCATGCCAAATTTATATCATGTGGTAGATGGTATTGATTTGTTTAGTCCAAAGTTCAACTTAGTACCACCGGGAGTTAATGAAAGTATTTTCTTTTCCTATAGACAAGCCAAAGACCGAGATTCCAATCTGAGTAAACAAGTCTACGAATTAATATTTCACCATGAAGATGCTGAAATTTTGGGTTATTTAGAAAACCCCAGCAAAAGACCCATCTTTGCAGTTGCTCCTATCACTTCTATTAAAAATCTTGCTGGTTTAGCGGAATGCTTTGCCAAAAGCCCGGCTTTACAAGAGCATTGCAATCTGATTCTGTTAACCAGTAAACTACATACTTCCGAAACTACCAACCCAGAAGAAGCTGGAGAAATTCAAAAACTGCATGACCTCATTAATCAGTATGGATTGCACAACAAGATACGTTGGTTAGGGCTACGCCTACAAAATCGTGAAGTCGGCGAAGCCTACCGAGTAATTGCAGATTGTCGAGGAATTTATGTTCATTTTGCTCGGTTTGAAGCCTTGGGACGGAGCATTTTAGAAGCAATGATTTCCGGTTTACCAACTTTTGCGACTAAATTTGGCGGCGCTTTAGAAATTATTGAAAATAACACAGATGGATTTTATGTTAATCCGACAGATTTAGAAGGTACTGCCCATAAAATTGTGACGTTCCTCGAAAAATGTGATGCCTATCCTGAATATTGGGAAGAAGTATCTGAATGGATGAGTCAGCGAATTCACCATAAATACAACTGGCATTCACATACCAGTAAGTTATTGTCTCTAGCTAAAATTTTTAGTTTTTGGAACTTTGTCGTGCCAGAAAATAACGAAGCTAGGGATCGCTATATGGAAGCTTTATTTCATCTTCTTTATAAACCCAGATCAGAAAAGATTTTAGAAAAACATATGGAGAGATAA
- a CDS encoding adenosine-specific kinase has translation MELKTVTLEIPENCNLILGQSHFIKTVEDLYEMMVGISSQVKFGIAFCEASGDCLIRLAGNDLPLQEIATKNAQAVGAGHSFVILLKQAYPINFLNAIKQCPEVCTIYCATANPVQVIVAETEQGRGILGVIDGFSPKGIEDPEDINARHTLLRRIGYKL, from the coding sequence ATGGAACTTAAAACTGTTACCCTAGAAATTCCTGAAAATTGTAACCTGATCCTAGGGCAGAGCCACTTTATTAAAACAGTAGAAGACCTCTATGAAATGATGGTGGGGATATCCTCACAAGTAAAATTTGGTATTGCTTTTTGTGAAGCGTCAGGAGATTGCCTCATTAGGCTAGCTGGTAATGATTTGCCTTTACAAGAAATAGCCACAAAAAATGCTCAAGCTGTAGGTGCAGGTCACAGCTTTGTAATTTTACTTAAACAAGCCTATCCTATCAACTTTCTCAATGCCATTAAGCAATGTCCAGAAGTCTGTACAATTTATTGCGCCACCGCTAATCCTGTCCAGGTAATTGTGGCAGAAACAGAACAAGGTAGAGGTATTCTCGGCGTAATTGACGGTTTTTCACCCAAGGGAATTGAAGATCCCGAAGATATCAACGCACGGCATACTTTGCTGCGGCGGATTGGTTACAAGTTATAG
- a CDS encoding HlyD family efflux transporter periplasmic adaptor subunit yields the protein MKLPFKALRQRLQNYSVMTSNTDNGFASSKIVEQDSYTKKFVAASALNGVFGGTTTSVKFVPKQPTNLQDSELQDGLTHNQTAQWSTSLQTLLDQPPSSIPYQMVLGGIAFCLAVATWANVAQIDEVGQATGRLIPQGEVYKIHPEITGKVAYLRVQEGQVVKAGEVIAQLDKEIALNEVERLTQESVAYQTQLLQIQGLMEKTRLEAKTRLALNNAEIKGQEAIITQGLAKIQSHQVAIAQGREKANISQKLLRQLQADAMAQNERLYRLKALVQQGALSQEQLFQAQQSLSDRQRTITQQMGEIQQTLADSKRSQIDLQQVLSESQRLQAQLTQKQVEGDTIQIQTEQAIQKLELEKTQMRAKVKQAEKQIAEAKMRLQQLTLTAPVDGVVLALNVRNSGEVVQPGQAIAELAPQNAPLVLEANLPTKEAGFVKVGNTTQIKFDAYPYQDYGIVSGQVISISPNSKLNEQLGAVYRVEIALEHNYVKANRQTIKFQAGQTAKAEIIIRRRRIADILLDPIKQLQSGGISL from the coding sequence ATGAAACTACCATTTAAAGCTCTACGCCAGCGTCTGCAAAACTATTCAGTGATGACCTCTAATACAGATAATGGCTTTGCTAGTTCTAAAATTGTTGAGCAAGATTCATATACTAAGAAATTTGTTGCAGCATCTGCCCTCAATGGGGTATTTGGGGGTACAACTACATCTGTCAAATTTGTTCCTAAACAACCTACTAACTTGCAAGATAGTGAATTGCAAGATGGTTTAACCCATAATCAAACTGCTCAATGGTCTACATCGTTGCAAACGTTGCTTGACCAACCACCTTCATCTATTCCCTATCAAATGGTATTAGGTGGAATTGCTTTTTGTTTAGCAGTTGCAACTTGGGCAAATGTGGCACAGATTGATGAAGTAGGACAAGCCACAGGACGATTAATTCCCCAAGGGGAGGTTTATAAAATCCATCCGGAAATTACAGGTAAGGTGGCTTATTTGCGAGTACAAGAAGGCCAGGTAGTCAAGGCTGGAGAGGTAATCGCACAATTAGACAAAGAAATTGCCCTCAATGAAGTGGAGCGTTTGACACAAGAGAGCGTTGCCTATCAAACTCAACTCTTACAAATCCAAGGGTTGATGGAAAAAACTCGTTTGGAAGCTAAAACCCGTTTGGCACTCAATAACGCAGAGATTAAAGGTCAAGAGGCAATCATTACTCAAGGGTTGGCTAAAATTCAAAGTCATCAGGTAGCGATCGCCCAAGGTCGAGAAAAAGCTAATATCAGTCAAAAGCTGCTGCGGCAATTACAAGCCGATGCGATGGCTCAAAACGAGCGATTATACAGGCTCAAAGCTCTAGTACAACAAGGCGCACTGTCTCAAGAACAATTGTTTCAAGCGCAGCAAAGTTTGAGCGATCGCCAGCGTACCATTACCCAGCAGATGGGGGAAATTCAACAAACCTTAGCCGACTCCAAGCGATCGCAAATCGATTTACAACAAGTTCTGTCAGAATCACAACGTCTACAAGCACAGTTAACCCAAAAACAAGTAGAAGGGGACACGATACAAATACAGACTGAGCAAGCAATCCAGAAACTGGAATTAGAAAAAACTCAGATGCGAGCCAAAGTCAAACAGGCCGAAAAGCAAATCGCAGAAGCAAAAATGAGATTGCAACAGCTCACCCTAACTGCACCTGTAGATGGAGTAGTTTTAGCACTTAACGTCCGCAATAGTGGGGAAGTCGTACAACCAGGACAAGCGATCGCGGAATTAGCTCCTCAGAATGCACCATTGGTTCTGGAGGCTAATTTACCTACCAAAGAAGCAGGTTTTGTCAAAGTAGGAAATACAACGCAAATCAAATTCGACGCTTACCCCTATCAAGATTACGGTATTGTTTCTGGTCAAGTGATATCTATTTCCCCCAATAGCAAACTTAATGAACAACTTGGTGCAGTCTATCGAGTAGAAATTGCTCTGGAGCATAACTATGTAAAA
- the pgmB gene encoding beta-phosphoglucomutase yields MNTTSSSRDFIYKDWMLIETQFDPEQLQSRETVFTIGNGYLGTRGSFEEGYPNGMPGTFIHGVYDDVPVVYTELANCPDWLPMIVTIDGDRFRLNQGEVLQYQRQLDLRQGLLSRFVRWRSPSGKIVDIYLERFASLTDKHVLAQRCQITPYNCEAVIEIQASINGYAENQGFNHWEGIDQGKTNQGVWLHSRTRSSRIEIGMAAKINIWGTEATLQVNTVPGYPTLSTSFLATSEKTVRVDNLVTVFTSREVNTPVNAAKEKLTQLPDYDTLLTANAQTWEQVWQQSDIVITGDSQAAFGVRYNLFQLLIAAPRDDEKVSIPAKTLSGFGYRGHIFWDTEIFILPFFIFNQPALAKNLLSYRYHTLDGARRKAKHYGFKGVMYAWESAVTGDEVTPRWSLPYDYYGEDVRIWCRDREIHNSADITYAVWHYWQATNDDEWMRDYGAEIVLDTAIFWASRVEYNPQFDRYEIRDVIGADEYHELVHNNTFTNRLVQWHLEKALKVYHWLHETFPETATKLENQLQLSPEIPKQWQDIIEKIWIFYDPETGLIEQFEGFFQLKDIDLANYEPRQQSIQGILGIEATNQSQVLKQPDVLMLLYLMRLSAEFPYHQTALATNWDYYAPRTDITYGSSLGPAIHAILAADVGKLETAYERFMQALMVDLEDSRGNTRDGIHGASAGGIWQAVVFGFGGIKFTDNGPVAHPHLPPGWSRLKFQLNWRGQWYVFDLTGDKEIGEMKEQGNLFNTQSLVPSPQSLIPNPQSPVQGFIFDLDGVLTDTAEYHYLAWQKLADEEGIPFSREANEALRGISRRASLMLILGHREYSEEQILEMMERKNNYYIELIQHITPKDLLPGAEALLDELRQAGIKIAIGSASKNAHTVIEKLGITDKIDAIADGYSVKKPKPAPDLFLYAAEQLNLKPALCVVVEDATAGVEAALAAGMWTIGIGPEERVGIAQIVLPNLAGITWKDLQSRLNKIATSKNH; encoded by the coding sequence ATGAATACCACCAGTTCCTCTCGTGATTTTATCTATAAAGATTGGATGTTAATTGAAACTCAGTTTGACCCTGAGCAATTACAGTCCAGAGAAACGGTTTTTACCATAGGTAACGGTTACTTAGGAACAAGGGGAAGTTTTGAGGAAGGCTATCCGAATGGAATGCCAGGAACTTTTATTCATGGTGTCTATGATGATGTGCCGGTAGTGTACACAGAATTAGCGAACTGTCCTGATTGGCTACCGATGATAGTAACAATTGATGGCGATCGCTTTCGTCTCAATCAAGGTGAAGTATTACAATATCAAAGACAGCTAGATTTGCGTCAAGGTCTTTTGTCTCGTTTCGTGCGTTGGCGCAGTCCTAGCGGCAAAATTGTTGATATCTATTTAGAACGCTTCGCCAGTCTCACGGACAAACACGTATTAGCCCAACGTTGTCAGATCACACCCTACAATTGTGAGGCAGTGATTGAAATTCAGGCAAGCATCAACGGCTATGCAGAAAACCAAGGTTTCAATCATTGGGAAGGAATAGACCAAGGTAAAACTAATCAAGGCGTTTGGCTACATAGTCGTACCCGTAGTTCCCGTATAGAAATTGGCATGGCGGCGAAAATCAACATATGGGGAACGGAAGCCACATTACAAGTCAATACTGTGCCGGGTTATCCCACCTTAAGCACCAGTTTCTTAGCCACATCAGAAAAAACCGTGAGAGTAGATAATCTGGTGACAGTATTTACATCACGGGAGGTAAATACACCAGTCAACGCTGCCAAAGAAAAACTGACACAACTGCCAGACTACGATACTTTACTCACAGCTAACGCTCAAACCTGGGAGCAAGTTTGGCAACAAAGCGACATAGTAATTACAGGAGATAGTCAAGCTGCTTTTGGTGTGCGCTACAACCTGTTTCAGCTACTAATTGCTGCCCCACGCGATGATGAAAAGGTGAGTATTCCTGCTAAAACCCTTTCTGGGTTTGGTTATCGCGGTCATATCTTTTGGGATACAGAGATTTTTATCTTGCCCTTTTTCATTTTCAACCAACCAGCCTTGGCAAAAAACTTACTTAGTTACCGCTATCACACATTAGATGGTGCGCGACGCAAAGCCAAGCATTATGGATTTAAAGGCGTGATGTATGCTTGGGAAAGTGCTGTGACAGGTGATGAGGTGACACCCCGTTGGTCACTGCCCTATGATTATTATGGCGAAGACGTGCGGATTTGGTGCCGCGATCGCGAAATTCATAACAGTGCAGATATTACCTACGCTGTGTGGCACTATTGGCAAGCCACCAATGATGACGAGTGGATGCGCGATTATGGTGCAGAGATTGTTTTAGATACGGCGATTTTCTGGGCTAGCCGAGTTGAATATAATCCCCAGTTTGACAGATATGAAATTCGTGATGTCATTGGTGCAGATGAGTATCACGAGTTAGTTCACAATAACACCTTTACTAATCGGCTGGTGCAATGGCATCTCGAAAAAGCCCTGAAAGTTTACCACTGGTTGCATGAAACTTTCCCAGAAACAGCAACCAAACTAGAAAATCAGCTGCAACTTTCCCCAGAAATACCAAAGCAATGGCAAGATATCATAGAGAAAATTTGGATTTTCTACGACCCTGAAACCGGACTCATTGAACAGTTTGAGGGCTTTTTTCAACTGAAAGATATTGATTTAGCCAACTACGAACCACGCCAGCAATCAATACAAGGGATTTTGGGCATTGAAGCCACTAACCAAAGCCAAGTTCTCAAGCAACCTGATGTATTAATGCTGCTGTACTTAATGCGACTATCAGCAGAGTTTCCCTACCACCAAACAGCACTAGCAACCAATTGGGACTACTACGCACCCCGCACCGATATTACCTATGGTTCATCCTTGGGGCCAGCCATTCACGCCATCCTAGCCGCCGACGTAGGCAAACTAGAAACAGCTTATGAACGGTTTATGCAAGCCTTAATGGTGGATTTAGAAGATAGTCGCGGTAATACCAGAGATGGTATTCACGGTGCTAGCGCAGGTGGTATTTGGCAAGCAGTGGTTTTTGGCTTCGGTGGTATTAAATTTACAGACAATGGCCCTGTAGCTCACCCGCACCTACCCCCTGGTTGGTCCCGCTTGAAGTTTCAACTCAATTGGCGCGGTCAATGGTATGTGTTTGATTTGACAGGAGATAAGGAGATAGGGGAGATGAAGGAACAAGGTAATCTATTCAACACCCAATCCCTAGTCCCCAGTCCCCAATCCCTAATCCCCAATCCCCAATCCCCAGTCCAAGGCTTTATCTTTGACTTAGATGGCGTACTAACAGATACAGCCGAATATCATTACTTAGCATGGCAAAAACTGGCAGATGAGGAGGGTATACCTTTTAGTCGAGAGGCAAACGAAGCCTTGCGGGGGATATCTCGCCGTGCTTCTCTCATGCTAATTCTTGGACACAGGGAATATTCAGAAGAGCAAATCTTAGAAATGATGGAGCGTAAAAATAACTACTACATAGAACTAATTCAACACATCACACCCAAGGATTTGTTACCAGGAGCAGAGGCACTGTTAGATGAACTACGGCAAGCTGGTATTAAAATAGCTATCGGTTCAGCTAGTAAAAATGCTCACACAGTGATAGAAAAACTGGGTATTACTGATAAAATAGACGCGATCGCTGATGGTTATAGTGTCAAGAAACCTAAACCAGCGCCTGATTTATTTCTCTACGCCGCAGAGCAACTAAACTTAAAACCTGCACTATGCGTAGTTGTAGAAGATGCAACCGCAGGTGTAGAAGCCGCCTTAGCTGCTGGTATGTGGACAATAGGTATCGGCCCAGAAGAACGTGTGGGAATAGCCCAGATAGTCCTTCCCAACCTAGCAGGAATCACCTGGAAAGATTTGCAATCTCGACTAAACAAGATAGCCACATCTAAAAATCACTAA